The Luteolibacter rhizosphaerae genome contains the following window.
TCTATAACATCGCGGAGGAGGACGGCATTATCTCCAGCCGGAAGGCGCGGGAAGAGCTCGGCTGGGTGCCGGGCTTCCGACTGCCGGGCAGCGCTTGATCCGTTCTTGCCGCAGGCCGGGGGAAATGGTGAGATAGCGAGCGAGGATCCATGGAGCTTGTCCCGCCTCCATCCCTCGTTCTCACCCCTCGTAGACACACCATGATCCGTCCAGTCGCCACTCACTGGGCAAGGCGCGGTAGGGATGCCGCCTTGTTTCTGTTCCTCGCCACGCTCGCGCTGCTGGCCTTCGCCTTCTACACCGGAGAGCCGGGCTTCTTCCTGAAGTGGTTCTTCGGCCTGCAGGCGGACACCTGACCTGGCCGGGAGCGCTTGCCTGCGGCTCCTGCTTCTGTTGCTCTCTTCGGATGAAGAGAGAGGGGACCATGCGGCCATGATGGAAGGGCTGAGGAATGCCATGAATCTGCTCTGGCTCATCGTGCTTCTTGGTGCGCTGGTCGGGGTGATTCCTTTCCTCTTCGCGCTGGTCCGGACGATCCGCGGGAAGCAATGGCCGCGCTTACGGAAGCTGGTCCTGATCCCGCTGCTGGGATTCGGTCTCTTCCTCGGTGCGAATGCTGCGGTCCGCCACTTCAGCTACCGCGAGTATCTGGCCAATCTCTTCGATACGAAGGTGGCTCTGGGGAAACCGGTGTTCGCCTACGATTCGGAGCGCTCCTTCAATGGCGATGGCTACTCGATCACGGTCTACGAACTGCCGGACCCGATCCGGCAGCGCTTCTCAAGCGCCGATGAAAGGCTGCTGAGCGAGTTTCCCAAGCGACCGGGTTACCGCAAGCATTGGCAGTCCGAGTCGTGGCGGCGCACGCCTTTCGAGGCGCGGTTTGCTCGTGAGGTCGATATGGCCCTGAACGATCTCCGCGGCGGAGATCTCAAGACGCGGTTCGCGGAAGTCCGCGAGACGCTTTCGAAGGAAGGGGCCTACTACGCCTTCTTCTACAAGAAGCCGGGCGACTACGTTGCCAATGTGGATTTCTACATCGTCGATCTTCCGGGCAATCGATTGTATATCATCAATCACAATACTTGAGGCCCATGAGGCGCTGGATTCTGCTCACCCTGCTTTCGCTCTCCATGCTGGCCTCGGGGTTCGTGCTGAGTGGCTATCTACATTGGACGCGGGATGTCGCGCGTCGTGATGAAGATGAAGCGCGGCACGCTGAGGAAGTCGCGGGCCTTCGCCAGCGGATTTTCGGCGACAACTACTTCCATCACGAAGGCCTCTCCCCGGAGATGGATTCGCGCCTCGCGGCATTTGACCCGGCGAAGGATGGATCACGGCTCAGCCTGTCATACGCGGGAGGCATGAGCGGCCGGGAGTTGCATCTCGTTCTCTCCGGAGATGGAAGTCTGGAATCCGAAGAGAATGGTGAAAGTGAACGCTTGGCCACGATCCCCGCCGGGCAGTGCAGGAGCGTCTTTCTGCAAGTGCTTCGTAGCGGCTTTCTCAACTACTCCGAGGGCACGGTTGAGCTGAAAAGGGAACTTCTGTGGCCGGGATCCCGGCGCAGTGTCACGGACAACCCGGATACCGTGATTCGCATCACGGCGCCGATGCTTGAGATCGATAAAACGGTGTCGATCTACACACCGCAGGTGGAACTGGACAACTATCCGGACATCATCGAGTACCAGATCTTCACCCGGATCGAGAAGGACATGCTCGCCTTGGTTCCGGAGGGCAAGTCACCTTGGAAGGAGTCGAGGTGAGCTTGCCATCCTAGACCGCTTATCTTCATCCTCCCCTCATGTCCACCGCTGCCCCTCCTGCCACCGAGCCGCTCTACCGCTGCATGACGAAGGGCGTGAAGGGCGCGGCGGAGTCCTTCGAATACGGCATGAGCTGGGTCACCTCACGCCGCGCGAGGCTCAAGGTCTTCCCGGACCGGCTGGAGTGCGGCGATTGGGCGATCCCCTACGCGGCGATCACCGATGGTGTGCTCTTCGAGACGCGGCAGATGTTCATTCCCTGCTACATCCTGAAGGTGCGCACCGCCACGGAGTGCTATCAATTCGGCCTGAACGGGAATAAATTCTGGCGCAGCGAATTGCCCTTTCCCGTCACGCGGCAGAAGGGGCGGCTGAAGTATTCGGCAGTGAGCATCGCGATGCGGGTGGTGCTGCTGATTTGTCTGGCTTGGTACTGGTGGTCGAGCACCCGTTGAGATGGCGATGCAAGATCCCATGGAAGACCCGCCACCCGGCACATGGCAGCGTCCGCAGTCGCGGTCGCGCAGGACCTTCGGTTGCTTCATGACGGTGCTCGGAGTCGTGGTGCTGCTCTTCCTGCTGCTGCTGTGGTCGATGCCGGATTGCAGTGCCTCCTCCAAGCAAGCGAAGGTGGCGCGCGCTCTTTCGCCGGAGCAGTTTCAGGAGCTCCACCGCGTGATGACCGAGTTGAGAGCCTCGATCCCCGAAGAGGACCGCGACTATCAGAACGACCTCTGGGGCGATCGGATCCCTCCGTCCTTGCGATGGCTCAAACCCGCGGTGGTGAGGGTGGGCGGTGATCATCAGGTCATCCGTCTGGAAGGCTGCATGGATCACTTCCTGGACTTGCGATTCTATCGACTGGGGGAAAAGCCGGGAGTGGTGGAGAGGGATCTCAGCCCGCGGATCGTTCTCGTATCGGGTGAATTCGATCGGCAGGAGGAAGTGCTGTGGCGCGCTGAGAAGCCTGTCGCCGAGCCGAAGTGAAGCTTGGCAAGGCTTGCCCCGCCCGGTCTCATTTCCGAAGTGATCGCCGAGATCCCGCAACCCTTGCCCGAGTTCCACTGCCCGCTCTGCGGTGGGCCGAACGACTGCGCCGCGGCGGCGAACTGCAGCTTCACCGCGCCCTGCTGGTGTCGGGAAGTGACCTTTGCCGCGGAGCTGCTAGCCCGCGTGCCGGAGCCGATGAAGGGCCGGGCTTGCATCTGCCGGGCCTGTGCGGAAGCAGCGGCGGCGGGGCAGGGTAGCCTGACGGATTCTTCACCGCCCATGTCGTGACTTTGTATCGACCGCTTGCGGCGGGCGGCTCAGTGGTATTTATTCTCACATCGTAGCCCTATCTCATGAAAATCTCGATTGCACGGATCGCCCTTCTTTCCGGGATGCTGATCCTCCCCGGAGCCGCCAAGGAGCGCACTTTTACCAGCGCGGATGGCAAGGAACTGACGGCTGAGATCGTCTCCGCCACGGAGAAGGATGTGACGGTCAAGAAGTCCTCCGACGGCAAGGAATACAAGCTGCCGCTGGAGCGCCTCTCGAAGGCTGACCGGGACTTCGTGGCCGCGTGGCTGGAGAAGGCGAAGATCAACATGCGGGCGGAGAAGGACATCGAGGTGGAGTTGGAAGACGGCACCAAGCGGACGATGAAGATCCCCGCGGGCGAGTATCTCTCCTGGGACGGGACCCTGACCCTCTACGCCGGCGAGACGGTTCACCTGGAATTCGCGAAGGATGGCGACAAGTGGGGTGACGCCGAGGTGGTGGCGGAGGTGAAGCACCCGGAGCGGACCATCACCTTCTCGCTCACCCGCACGCCGCAGATCACAAGCCTGAACCGCAAGACGGCGATGCAGGAGACCGTGGCGGTGGATTGCGGTAGCCGCGAGATCGGCTCCGAGGACTTCGCCCGGAACAACCTGATCCCCACGGAGAAGGGGAAGGAGGCCACCGATAGCTGGGGCGGCGCCGTGTGGAACGTGCGCCTGACGAATATCGATGTGAGCACCCGCCCCGCGCTCGAGGTCTACGAGGAGCGGCTGGCCAAGTGATGGGCAGCATGCGCAGCGTCTGTGTCTTCTGCGGCTCGAATCCCGGGCGCGATCCGCTCTATCGGGAGGCCGCGCAGTCGCTCGGGCGCTATCTGGCAGGGCAGGGGATCGGTCTCGTTTATGGCGGCGGCCGCGTGGGTCTGATGGGTGCGGTGGCGGATGCGGTGCTGGCAGCCGGTGGCCGTGTCACCGGCGTCATCCCGCGCGCGCTGGCGGAGAAGGAGATCGAGCACACCGGGCTGAGCGAGCTGCACGTGGTGGACTCCATGCACGAGCGCAAGCTGATGATGGCGGATGCCGCCGATGGCTTCATCGCCCTGCCCGGAGGGGTCGGCACGCTGGAAGAGATCTTCGAGGTGATCACCTGGACGCAACTCGGCATCCATGTGAAGCCTTGCGGCTTCCTCAATGTCGGCGGCTTCTTCGATCCGCTGCTGGGCTTCCTGCGGCACATGGCCGCGGAGCAATTCCTGCACGGGAAGCACCTCGAGATGATCGCCAGCGAAAGCGATGCCGGTGCCTTGATCGCGCGCATGGCCGCCTTCACCCCGCCGCAGGTGGAGAAGTGGGTGGACCGGCAGGTGAGGCCCTGAATCATGGAAACCCGGGAATGAAATGCCTGACCGATAGCGAAGTTTCCGTCTGGCTGCAGCCACGCGGGATCGCGGAGGACCCCTATGCCAGAGGAGTAGCGCCGGAGCACTACCTCCAGTTCCTTGTGCCCCTGAAGTATTCCCGGATCGAGAGCTTTATCGGTTGCTACTGCCGACAGTTAATCCCTGAGAGCGAGTTGCTGATCCAAGTGACGGATTGGGCTCACTACACGCCGGAGCAGATGTTGATCGTGGACGGGATCCGCGCGCTTCATAGAGAGCAGCGATGCTTGATTGATGCGCCGGGCCATTGGATCGCACCGGACGAAATGCCGGTCGCCCTGGCGCTCTTCACCCACTGCACTGCCGCCGCCTGGAGCGCCTATCTTTACAGTCCGCAGGATCGGACCACGCTTCACATTTGGGAGGGAGAGCTCTTCGATTTCTGGTCGGACAGCGCCGAGAAGCACGCCGCGATGCGGGCCTTGCTTCGCGAGTTCAAACTTGAGGAAACATCGTCGACGAAACCCGAATCGTGAAGAAGCTTCTCATCCTCCCGCTCCTCGTCGTCATCGCCTGCCTGCTGGCGGGTGCCTACGGGGTCTTGCACGATCAATT
Protein-coding sequences here:
- a CDS encoding cysteine-rich CWC family protein: MIAEIPQPLPEFHCPLCGGPNDCAAAANCSFTAPCWCREVTFAAELLARVPEPMKGRACICRACAEAAAAGQGSLTDSSPPMS
- a CDS encoding TIGR00730 family Rossman fold protein, encoding MRSVCVFCGSNPGRDPLYREAAQSLGRYLAGQGIGLVYGGGRVGLMGAVADAVLAAGGRVTGVIPRALAEKEIEHTGLSELHVVDSMHERKLMMADAADGFIALPGGVGTLEEIFEVITWTQLGIHVKPCGFLNVGGFFDPLLGFLRHMAAEQFLHGKHLEMIASESDAGALIARMAAFTPPQVEKWVDRQVRP